Proteins encoded by one window of Sphingosinicella sp. BN140058:
- a CDS encoding HPr kinase/phosphorylase, translating into MTEALVHASTVAIRGRAVLIAGRSGSGKSDLALRLIDRGAILVSDDYTRLCASGSTLHASAPEQIAGKFEIRGIGIVEQPTIADAPVALVVDLDRDPERMPAAVTRSFCGIEIPLIGLSALEASAPIKVESALLRFGLSHP; encoded by the coding sequence GTGACCGAAGCACTCGTCCATGCCTCGACCGTCGCGATCCGCGGCCGGGCCGTACTGATCGCCGGGCGCTCGGGCAGCGGGAAGTCCGATCTGGCGCTGCGCCTGATCGATCGCGGCGCGATCCTCGTCAGCGACGATTATACCCGATTGTGCGCATCCGGCAGCACGCTGCACGCATCGGCACCGGAGCAGATCGCCGGCAAGTTCGAGATCCGCGGCATTGGGATCGTCGAGCAGCCGACGATCGCGGACGCGCCGGTCGCCCTCGTCGTCGATCTCGATCGGGACCCTGAGCGGATGCCGGCCGCCGTGACCCGGTCCTTTTGCGGTATCGAAATTCCGCTGATCGGCCTCTCGGCGCTTGAGGCATCGGCGCCGATCAAGGTAGAGAGCGCCCTCCTCCGCTTCGGACTTTCCCATCCGTGA
- a CDS encoding ATP-binding protein: MLLHRILAVNIFALAILAGSLFYLDGFRSRLTANAVLDAETQARTIADAMKVAEPAEQPWLIRQLGQDTRTRLRLYRRDGTRWMDSWDGAHPTYELRDPAREPLRKDIARMLDNALDAIVGAPASPDLVLPAVDRLNAWPEAGAALNGQRTTAMLRRAPEGTPYISAAAPVGTDSVLLLTRNARDIRAIVRDERMTLGFVLLAVIIVSVLLSLFLARTIALPLRRLARAAHRVRLGRAREVAVPLLPERRDEIGLLARALHDMTQSLRQRIDATEAFAADVTHELKNPLASLRSAVETLGKVKDPELQRQLLEVVHHDVARLDRLIVEIAEVSRLDAELSRARFEPVDLGAVIEAMLPHWERRAAERQVRIAFARPRSGSAVIPGDESRLARTIDNLVDNAISFSPQGGLVEIGAAEIDDQVVVTVEDEGPGVPAGKRAQIFDRFHSDRPAEEEFGRHSGLGLAIALATVEGHGGRILVEDRQGKSGARFVIRFPLPVAAP; this comes from the coding sequence ATGCTTTTGCACCGGATCCTCGCGGTCAACATCTTCGCGCTGGCCATCCTTGCAGGGTCGCTTTTCTATCTGGACGGCTTTCGCAGCCGGCTGACGGCCAATGCGGTGCTCGACGCCGAAACCCAGGCGCGCACGATCGCCGATGCAATGAAAGTCGCCGAGCCCGCGGAGCAGCCTTGGCTGATCCGGCAGCTCGGCCAGGACACGCGCACCCGTCTGCGCCTCTATCGCCGCGACGGCACGAGGTGGATGGACAGCTGGGACGGCGCCCATCCAACCTACGAACTGCGTGACCCTGCCCGCGAGCCGCTGCGCAAGGACATTGCGCGGATGCTGGACAATGCCCTCGACGCCATCGTCGGCGCACCCGCCTCCCCGGATCTGGTGCTTCCCGCAGTCGATCGGCTGAACGCCTGGCCGGAGGCCGGCGCTGCCCTGAACGGTCAGCGCACCACCGCGATGCTGCGCCGGGCGCCCGAGGGCACGCCCTATATCTCGGCGGCGGCGCCGGTCGGCACCGATTCGGTGCTGCTGCTCACCCGCAACGCTCGGGACATCCGCGCCATCGTCCGGGACGAGCGCATGACCCTGGGCTTCGTCCTGCTCGCCGTCATCATCGTCTCCGTTTTGCTCTCCCTGTTCCTCGCGCGCACCATTGCGCTGCCGCTTCGCCGGCTGGCGCGCGCGGCGCATCGCGTCCGGCTCGGCCGCGCCCGCGAAGTCGCGGTGCCCCTGCTTCCGGAGCGGCGCGACGAGATCGGGCTGCTCGCCCGCGCCCTGCACGACATGACCCAGTCGCTGCGCCAGCGCATCGACGCCACCGAAGCCTTTGCCGCCGACGTCACCCACGAGCTGAAGAACCCGCTGGCGTCGCTCCGTTCCGCGGTGGAGACGCTCGGCAAGGTCAAGGATCCCGAGCTGCAGCGGCAGCTGCTCGAAGTGGTCCATCACGACGTCGCCCGCCTCGACCGGCTGATCGTCGAAATCGCCGAAGTTTCCAGGCTTGATGCCGAGCTGTCGCGGGCGCGGTTCGAACCGGTGGACCTAGGGGCGGTGATCGAGGCCATGCTGCCCCATTGGGAGCGGCGGGCCGCGGAACGGCAGGTGCGCATCGCCTTCGCCCGGCCCCGCTCCGGCAGCGCCGTCATTCCGGGGGACGAATCCCGCCTCGCCCGCACCATCGACAATCTCGTGGACAACGCGATTTCCTTTTCGCCCCAAGGGGGTTTGGTCGAGATCGGCGCGGCGGAAATCGATGATCAGGTCGTGGTGACCGTCGAGGACGAGGGCCCGGGAGTCCCGGCGGGCAAACGCGCCCAGATCTTCGACCGCTTCCATTCCGATCGTCCCGCCGAGGAGGAATTCGGCCGCCATTCCGGATTGGGCCTGGCCATCGCGCTGGCGACCGTGGAAGGCCATGGCGGCCGCATCCTGGTCGAAGACCGCCAGGGCAAGAGCGGTGCCCGGTTCGTGATCCGCTTCCCGCTGCCGGTGGCGGCGCCGTGA
- a CDS encoding response regulator transcription factor: protein MSVTIALVDDDRNILTSVSIALQAEGFATRVYSDGETALKALVDNPPDLAVLDVKMPRMDGMELLRRLREKTELPVIFLTSKDEELDEALGLAMGADDYISKPFSQRLLIARIRAILRRAELRATPVEAEDQAPEAAQIVRGRLAMDPARHRVTWDGKDVTLTVTEFMILEALAQRPGVVKSRNQLMDVAYQDDIYVDDRTIDSHIKRLRRKFRQVDTGFKGIETLYGVGYRFGEE, encoded by the coding sequence ATGTCCGTGACGATTGCGCTCGTCGACGACGACCGGAACATCCTCACGTCCGTGTCGATTGCGCTGCAGGCGGAAGGCTTTGCGACTCGCGTTTATTCGGACGGCGAGACGGCGCTGAAGGCGCTGGTCGACAACCCGCCCGATCTCGCCGTCCTCGACGTCAAGATGCCGCGCATGGACGGCATGGAATTGCTGCGGCGGCTTCGCGAAAAGACCGAGCTCCCGGTGATCTTCCTGACGTCCAAGGACGAGGAACTGGACGAGGCGCTCGGCCTCGCAATGGGCGCGGACGACTATATCAGCAAGCCCTTCTCGCAGCGCCTCCTGATCGCGCGCATTCGCGCCATCCTGCGTCGTGCCGAGCTGCGGGCGACGCCGGTCGAAGCCGAGGACCAGGCGCCGGAAGCGGCGCAGATCGTGCGCGGACGGTTGGCAATGGATCCGGCCCGCCATCGCGTCACCTGGGACGGCAAGGATGTGACCCTGACCGTGACCGAATTCATGATCCTGGAAGCGCTCGCCCAGCGCCCCGGCGTGGTCAAATCGCGCAATCAGCTGATGGACGTCGCCTATCAGGACGACATCTATGTCGACGATCGGACGATCGACAGCCACATCAAGCGCCTCCGCCGCAAGTTCCGCCAGGTCGATACCGGTTTCAAGGGTATCGAGACGCTGTACGGTGTGGGCTACCGCTTTGGGGAGGAATGA
- a CDS encoding phosphoenolpyruvate carboxykinase, whose translation MPSHGLDDQGITTPANLQWNLNTAELVEQALVREEGVLAKDGPLVVKTGKHTGRSAQDKFIVRDGETEGTIWWDNNKPMAPHHFDALREDFLAELGSKDSLFVADLYGGSQPEHRVRVRVINELAWHNLFIRTLLVRPDAHELESFAPEFTIIDLPSFRADPARHGTRRETVIAVNLSERMILIGGTAYAGEMKKSVFGILNYLLPAKGVMPMHCSANIGPAGDTAVFFGLSGTGKTTLSADASRTLIGDDEHGWSDTAVFNFEGGCYAKMIRLSPEAEPEIYATTKRFGTVLENVVIDPETRALDLDDNSLAENTRGAYPIDFIPNASAENMGPPPKNIVMLTADAFGVLPPIARLTPDQAMYHFLSGYTAKVAGTEIGVTEPEATFSTCFGAPFMPRHPSVYGNLLKARIAEGGVSCWLVNTGWTGGKYGVGKRMPIKATRALLNAALDGSLNGAEFRKDPYFGFDVPVSVPGVDGAILDPRETWADKADYDATARKLVGLFIANFAKFETHVDQGVKEAAPHAA comes from the coding sequence GTGCCCAGTCATGGACTCGACGATCAGGGCATCACCACGCCCGCCAATCTGCAGTGGAACCTCAACACCGCCGAGCTGGTCGAGCAGGCGCTCGTCCGCGAGGAAGGCGTGCTGGCAAAGGACGGCCCGCTTGTCGTCAAGACCGGCAAGCACACCGGCCGCTCCGCCCAGGACAAGTTCATCGTGCGCGACGGCGAAACCGAAGGCACGATCTGGTGGGACAACAACAAGCCGATGGCGCCCCATCATTTCGACGCGCTGCGCGAGGATTTCCTCGCCGAGCTCGGCAGCAAGGACAGCCTGTTCGTCGCCGATCTCTATGGTGGCTCGCAGCCGGAGCATCGCGTCCGCGTTCGGGTAATCAACGAACTGGCCTGGCACAATCTGTTCATCCGCACCCTGCTGGTGCGGCCCGACGCCCATGAACTCGAGAGCTTCGCGCCCGAATTCACGATCATCGATCTGCCGAGCTTCCGCGCCGATCCCGCCCGTCACGGCACGCGCCGCGAGACGGTAATCGCGGTCAATCTGTCCGAGCGGATGATCCTGATCGGCGGCACCGCTTATGCCGGCGAGATGAAGAAGTCGGTGTTCGGCATCCTCAATTATCTGCTGCCCGCCAAGGGCGTGATGCCGATGCATTGCTCGGCCAATATCGGTCCCGCCGGCGACACCGCCGTCTTCTTCGGCCTGTCGGGAACCGGCAAGACGACCCTGTCTGCGGACGCCAGCAGGACCTTGATCGGCGACGACGAACATGGCTGGTCCGACACCGCCGTGTTCAACTTCGAAGGTGGCTGCTACGCCAAGATGATCCGGCTTTCGCCCGAGGCCGAGCCGGAAATCTACGCGACCACCAAGCGCTTCGGCACGGTGCTGGAAAACGTGGTGATCGATCCCGAGACGCGGGCGCTCGATCTCGACGACAACAGCCTCGCCGAGAATACTCGCGGCGCCTATCCGATCGACTTCATTCCCAATGCGTCGGCCGAGAATATGGGCCCGCCGCCGAAGAATATCGTCATGCTGACCGCGGACGCCTTCGGCGTGCTGCCGCCGATCGCCCGACTGACGCCCGATCAGGCGATGTACCACTTCCTGTCCGGCTACACCGCCAAGGTCGCCGGGACCGAGATTGGCGTGACCGAGCCCGAAGCGACCTTCTCGACATGCTTCGGTGCGCCGTTCATGCCGCGCCATCCGTCCGTCTACGGCAATCTGCTCAAGGCGCGGATCGCCGAGGGCGGCGTGTCGTGCTGGCTGGTCAATACCGGCTGGACCGGCGGCAAATATGGCGTCGGCAAGCGCATGCCGATCAAGGCGACTCGGGCGCTGCTCAATGCCGCGCTCGACGGCAGCCTGAACGGCGCCGAATTCCGGAAGGATCCGTATTTCGGGTTCGACGTGCCGGTTTCGGTGCCCGGAGTCGATGGCGCGATCCTCGATCCGCGCGAAACCTGGGCGGACAAGGCCGATTACGACGCGACCGCGCGCAAGCTCGTCGGCCTGTTCATCGCGAATTTCGCCAAGTTCGAGACCCATGTCGATCAAGGCGTCAAGGAAGCTGCACCGCACGCCGCCTGA
- a CDS encoding cytochrome c yields MKSSALLLLLPLAACGSAIAAPNERAAAPSPEQVVAARRAAFTLTGATFGSMKPVVESGGDVKPLGFAARGLNLWAQALPGMFPNGSQLPTSRAKPALWQKRADFEAKAAAFQAATAALQKAADAGDAAAFKIAYGETGKACGGCHSAYRQEAPR; encoded by the coding sequence GTGAAGTCTTCCGCCCTGCTGCTCCTCCTGCCGCTCGCCGCTTGCGGCAGCGCCATCGCCGCCCCGAACGAACGCGCCGCCGCGCCGTCACCGGAGCAGGTGGTCGCGGCGCGGCGCGCCGCATTCACGCTGACCGGCGCCACCTTCGGCAGCATGAAACCGGTGGTCGAGAGCGGCGGGGATGTGAAGCCGCTCGGCTTTGCCGCGCGCGGCCTGAACCTTTGGGCGCAGGCCCTGCCCGGCATGTTTCCCAATGGGAGCCAGTTGCCGACAAGCCGGGCCAAGCCGGCGCTGTGGCAGAAGCGTGCCGACTTCGAGGCCAAGGCGGCCGCGTTCCAGGCGGCCACTGCGGCGCTTCAGAAGGCTGCGGACGCGGGCGACGCAGCAGCGTTCAAGATCGCCTATGGCGAAACCGGCAAGGCCTGCGGCGGGTGCCACAGCGCCTATCGCCAGGAAGCGCCAAGATAA
- a CDS encoding NfeD family protein encodes MNDLEPQWLWLLAATVLGIAELLVPGVFLVWLAAAAALTGLATLVFGIPVAAQLLLFALLSVASVYAGRRWYVGNTPPSSDPLLNDRAARLYGEILVVVADIENGRGRVKVGDSVWACRGPDCPAGTRVRVVGADGSCLKVTLAAPAPLAPPPDAAKELPKEGENP; translated from the coding sequence GTGAACGATCTGGAGCCGCAGTGGCTTTGGCTGCTGGCGGCGACAGTCCTCGGCATCGCCGAATTGCTGGTACCCGGCGTGTTCCTGGTCTGGCTCGCGGCCGCCGCGGCGCTGACTGGCCTCGCCACTCTGGTGTTCGGAATTCCGGTGGCGGCACAGCTCCTGCTGTTTGCCTTGCTCTCGGTAGCCTCGGTTTATGCCGGGCGGCGCTGGTATGTCGGCAATACGCCGCCGAGCAGTGATCCCTTGCTCAACGATCGTGCCGCCCGCTTGTACGGTGAGATCCTGGTCGTCGTCGCCGACATCGAGAACGGCCGCGGCCGGGTGAAGGTCGGTGACAGCGTCTGGGCATGCCGGGGCCCCGACTGCCCTGCGGGAACCCGGGTTCGCGTCGTCGGAGCCGACGGATCCTGCCTCAAGGTCACTCTCGCCGCGCCTGCTCCGCTGGCGCCGCCGCCGGACGCCGCGAAGGAATTACCAAAGGAAGGGGAAAATCCGTGA
- a CDS encoding SPFH domain-containing protein, whose translation MSGIKIVRQGYHYTIEHFGRFTTVAHPGFNFYMPFFYRVGRRVNMMEQVLDIPGQEIITKDNAMVSTDGVVFFQVLDAAKAAYEVSDLYVAIMQLTTTNLRTVMGSMDLDETLSKRDEINARLLSVVDQATESWGVKITRVEIKDIRPPADIVNAMGRQMKAEREKRAVILEAEGSRASAILRAEGEKQGQILEAEGRREAAFRDAEARERAAEAEAKATQVVSDAIAGGNTQAINYFIAQKYVEAVSQFATSPNAKTILFPVEATQLIGSLGGIGELAKEAFGGGGGSGSGDRKTAASDNATPALRKRSPFESGGSSAQ comes from the coding sequence ATGTCGGGGATCAAGATCGTCCGGCAGGGCTACCATTATACGATCGAGCATTTCGGGCGGTTCACCACCGTTGCCCATCCCGGCTTCAACTTCTACATGCCCTTCTTCTACCGGGTCGGCCGCCGGGTGAACATGATGGAGCAGGTGCTCGACATCCCGGGCCAGGAGATCATCACCAAGGACAATGCCATGGTCTCGACCGACGGCGTCGTCTTCTTCCAGGTGCTCGACGCGGCCAAGGCCGCCTACGAGGTATCGGATCTTTATGTCGCGATCATGCAGCTGACGACGACCAATCTCCGCACCGTGATGGGCTCGATGGATCTCGACGAAACGCTTTCCAAGCGCGACGAGATCAATGCCCGCCTGCTGTCGGTGGTCGACCAGGCGACCGAGAGCTGGGGGGTGAAGATTACCCGGGTCGAGATCAAGGACATCCGTCCGCCCGCCGACATCGTCAACGCGATGGGCCGGCAGATGAAGGCGGAGCGCGAAAAGCGCGCCGTGATCCTGGAGGCTGAGGGCAGCCGGGCCTCGGCCATCCTGCGCGCGGAGGGCGAGAAACAGGGCCAGATCCTCGAGGCGGAGGGTCGGCGTGAGGCGGCGTTCCGCGATGCCGAGGCGCGCGAGCGTGCTGCCGAGGCCGAGGCGAAGGCGACCCAGGTCGTCTCCGACGCGATCGCGGGCGGCAACACGCAGGCGATCAACTACTTCATCGCTCAGAAATATGTGGAGGCGGTCAGCCAGTTCGCGACGTCACCCAACGCCAAGACGATCCTGTTCCCGGTAGAGGCGACGCAGTTGATCGGCTCGCTCGGCGGCATCGGCGAACTCGCCAAGGAAGCTTTCGGCGGCGGCGGCGGCAGCGGCAGCGGCGACAGAAAGACGGCCGCATCCGACAATGCAACGCCGGCCCTTCGCAAGCGCAGCCCCTTCGAGAGCGGCGGGAGCTCGGCCCAGTGA
- a CDS encoding CoA ester lyase, with translation MPTDLRLCRSLLFLPASNPRAIEKARGLDADMIFLDLEDAVKPESKSEAREAAVQAATAGFGGRPVAIRVNKIGDPWHAEDVAAVSSSAADAMIVPKVQSAAELQSIRSGKPVLAMIETASGVIDAAAIARRTAGLIAGTNDLAADLGLPPGAGRRGLAYALQAIVVAARAAETVAFDGVYNRLEDDAGLVAECEEGRAFGFDGKTLIHPNQIDAANRIFGPGVEEIDAARRLIAAATGGAERFEGRMIEGMHVAQAERLLARARLAG, from the coding sequence ATGCCGACCGATCTGCGCCTCTGCCGCTCCCTCCTGTTCTTGCCGGCGTCCAATCCCCGGGCGATCGAAAAGGCGCGGGGGCTGGACGCCGACATGATCTTCCTCGATCTCGAGGATGCGGTGAAGCCGGAGTCCAAGTCCGAGGCCCGGGAGGCCGCGGTGCAAGCTGCGACGGCCGGCTTCGGGGGGCGTCCGGTGGCGATCCGGGTCAACAAGATCGGCGATCCGTGGCACGCGGAAGATGTCGCAGCCGTCAGCAGCAGCGCGGCGGACGCGATGATCGTGCCCAAGGTCCAATCGGCCGCCGAACTTCAGTCGATCCGCAGCGGCAAGCCTGTTCTCGCGATGATCGAGACCGCGTCCGGGGTGATCGACGCCGCCGCCATCGCACGGCGGACCGCCGGCCTCATCGCCGGAACCAACGATCTTGCCGCGGATCTGGGGCTCCCGCCCGGTGCCGGCCGGCGCGGACTGGCCTACGCACTGCAGGCAATCGTCGTTGCCGCGCGCGCTGCCGAAACCGTGGCGTTCGATGGCGTCTACAACCGACTGGAGGACGACGCCGGTCTGGTCGCCGAGTGCGAGGAGGGGCGCGCGTTCGGCTTTGACGGCAAGACGCTGATCCACCCCAATCAGATCGACGCGGCAAATCGCATCTTCGGGCCCGGCGTCGAGGAAATCGATGCCGCTCGGCGACTGATCGCCGCAGCGACCGGCGGTGCCGAGCGGTTCGAAGGCCGGATGATCGAGGGCATGCATGTCGCGCAGGCTGAGCGCTTGCTCGCGCGTGCTCGGCTCGCGGGCTGA
- a CDS encoding M28 family peptidase, which yields MPPRVVLLPLLLALATPLSAGVSTDALERHIDILASDAFEGRAPGSTGEKKTTDYIVAQWQAIGLEPAGDDGGWLQQVTLVNRTPLTQTVSWRRKLRHHGQDQSAVLLLGNGPRESLSSAPLWFVGYGNKIGNIDLKGAVVLILREAPEGIPDYDTRVTALAGRGAAAVISVAPAEVPWRSVQMAYERGRDVLEASIVPSLRGVMSRDAAIELIRFAGGDPEMLRKAAADTGFAPRRLKVSGTIDANTQVKRTLTHNVIGRLRGSANSGESLLYLGHWDHLGICRAEGEPDRICNGAVDNASGIAALIEIARGLAAAPRRPRDTLFLATTAEELGLLGARAFAARPPVPLSSIVAAINLDTVAIAPKGEKVAVMGRGVPALDSLVDATVKQAGRTLDTDDEADALVQRQDGWALAQFGVPTLMVGGSFSDMKLLEMFLGGNYHQAGDNPGPGLVLDGAAEDADLLVALGLKLTDPNLYRHVPAAGTLARPPL from the coding sequence ATGCCCCCCAGAGTCGTCCTCCTTCCGCTGCTCCTCGCGCTCGCAACGCCGCTCTCCGCAGGCGTTTCCACCGACGCGCTCGAACGCCACATCGACATCCTCGCCAGCGATGCCTTCGAAGGGCGTGCTCCCGGCAGCACGGGCGAGAAGAAGACCACCGATTATATCGTCGCGCAATGGCAGGCGATCGGACTTGAGCCGGCGGGGGACGACGGCGGCTGGCTCCAGCAGGTCACCCTGGTCAATCGGACGCCGCTGACGCAGACCGTCTCGTGGCGACGCAAGCTTCGCCACCACGGCCAGGACCAGTCCGCAGTGCTGCTGCTCGGCAATGGGCCGCGTGAGAGCCTTTCGTCGGCGCCCTTGTGGTTCGTCGGCTATGGCAACAAGATCGGCAACATCGATCTGAAGGGCGCGGTCGTTCTGATCTTGCGGGAAGCCCCCGAAGGAATTCCCGACTACGACACGCGGGTGACCGCGCTGGCTGGCAGGGGCGCCGCCGCCGTGATCAGCGTCGCGCCCGCGGAAGTGCCGTGGCGAAGCGTGCAGATGGCCTATGAGCGCGGCCGCGACGTCCTCGAGGCCAGCATCGTTCCCTCGCTTCGCGGCGTGATGTCGCGCGACGCTGCGATCGAACTGATCCGTTTCGCCGGCGGCGACCCCGAAATGCTGCGCAAGGCCGCGGCCGACACCGGCTTTGCACCGCGGCGGCTCAAGGTGTCCGGCACCATCGACGCCAACACCCAGGTGAAGCGGACGCTAACCCACAACGTGATCGGGCGTCTGCGGGGTTCGGCCAACTCCGGCGAATCCCTGCTGTACCTTGGCCATTGGGACCATCTCGGCATTTGCCGCGCGGAAGGCGAGCCGGACCGGATCTGCAACGGTGCGGTCGACAATGCGAGCGGCATCGCGGCCTTGATCGAAATCGCCCGCGGCCTCGCGGCGGCGCCGCGCCGTCCCCGCGACACCTTGTTCCTCGCAACGACGGCCGAGGAGCTCGGGCTGCTCGGTGCGCGTGCTTTCGCCGCGCGTCCGCCGGTGCCGCTCTCCTCCATCGTCGCTGCGATCAACCTCGACACGGTGGCGATCGCCCCGAAAGGCGAAAAGGTCGCCGTGATGGGCAGGGGCGTCCCGGCGCTCGACAGCCTGGTCGACGCCACCGTGAAGCAGGCTGGGCGGACCCTCGATACTGACGATGAGGCCGATGCGCTCGTCCAGCGCCAGGATGGCTGGGCGCTGGCGCAGTTCGGCGTGCCCACGTTGATGGTCGGCGGGTCGTTCTCCGACATGAAATTGCTCGAGATGTTTCTCGGCGGCAATTACCACCAGGCCGGCGATAATCCGGGTCCGGGGCTGGTTCTCGACGGTGCCGCCGAAGATGCCGATCTGCTCGTCGCCCTTGGCCTCAAGCTTACCGATCCCAATCTCTACCGGCACGTGCCCGCTGCTGGCACGCTCGCCCGCCCGCCCCTATAG